From the genome of uncultured Bacteroides sp.:
ACCTTTTAAAAAATTATATGAAGAAATTAGTTTTAGCAGGAATGATAGGCTTGTTTACTTGTCTTCCAAGTCAACTACTAAAAGCACAACCGGCTACGTGTGGTGCGGTGCCCAGTCAGCGTCAGTTAAAATGGCAAGAAATGGAGATGTATGCTTTTATCCATTTCAGTATGAACACGTTTACGGATATGGAATGGGGATATGGCGACAAAGATCCTAAGCTTTTCAATCCTACTCAGCTGGACTGCCGTCAATGGGCTCGCATTTGCAAGGAAGCGGGATTCAAGGGGATTATTCTCACAACTAAACATCATGATGGGTTTTGCTTGTGGCCTTCCAAATACACCAACTATTCGGTAAAAGCTTCTCCATGGAAGGATGGCAAAGGCGATGTTATTGCCGAACTCCGCAAGGCGTGTGATGAGTATGGGCTGAAGCTCGGTCTTTACCTTTCTCCGTGGGATCGTAATAGTGCTGTTTATGGCTCTCCCGAATATATTACTTATTTCCGCAATCAGTTAAAGGAGATTCTGACTAATTACGGGAATATCTTCGAAATGTGGTTTGACGGTGCCAATGGTGGAACGGGTTATTACGGCGGAGCCAACGAGCAACGAACCATAGATCGCAAGACTTATTATGACTGGCCAAATACGTATAAGCTGGTTTATTCTCTTCAGCCAAATATTATGTTGTTCAGTGATGCAGGACCCGATTGCCGCTGGTGCGGAACTGAAGAAGGTTGGGTGGGAGAAACAAACTGGAGCACACTGAGGCGTGATGAAGTGTGGCCGGGATGGCCGCTGTATGAACAACTTCGCAACGGACACGAAGATGGTAATTACTGGGTTCCGGCGGAAGTGAATACTTCCATTCGTCCGGGATGGTTCTATCATGCTTCGGAAGATTCAAAGGTTAAGACTCCTCAGCAACTGGTTGAGCTGTATTATAACTCCATAGGGCGCAACGGTAATATGATTCTGAATCTGCCGGTGGATCGTCGTGGTCTTGTAAATGAAATAGATGAGAAGTCTTTGCTTGAATTTGCACGGATTATCAGAAAAGAGCTTGCTAACGATCTTGCAAAAGGGAAAATGGTTACGGCTTCTAATGTTCGTGAAAAGTCAAAAAGTTATGCAGCACGCAACACTGTTGACGGAGATAACAAGACTTACTGGGCAACTGATGACGGGGTAACTAATGCCACGCTGACTCTCGCCTTTAAGAAGAACACTACTTTCAACCGTGTTTTGTTGCGTGAATACATTGCACTGGGACAACGTGTTAAGGCATTCACCGTTGATGCTTATCAGAATGGCAGTTGGAAAGAGGTGGCTAAAGCAACAACCATTGGTAACAAACGCATCTTGCGTATTCCATCGACCACAGCTTCTAAAATTCGTATTCATATTACAGATTCGAAAGCTTGCCCTTTAATTTCTACATTGTCTGTTTACAATGCTCCGGTGGAAGCACAAAGCAACGATAACGAAAAGGAGAATCTTAATGTTACTAAGAACTGGAAGATTATGAATAATGATGCAACTTCTGCAGCTGCTATTGATGGCAATCCTGCTACTGTGTATATTCAGCAAGGTAATCTGCCTCACGAATTAATCATCGATTTACAGAAAGATGCTCAGATTTCAGAATTTACCTACACTCCTGATAAGAAGGTGGGAGCTAAAGGGGTGATCTTCAATTACAGATTTTCTGTTTCTGCCGATGGGAAGAATTGGGAAACGGTATCTGAAGGTGAATTCTCGAACATAAAAAACAATCCGATTCCTCAGACTAAGTACTTCCAGAAGAAAAAGGTACGATTTGTGAAGCTTACGGCATTAAGCAATACGGATGGTACACAAGAGGCCGGATATGCGGAAATAGAAGTAAAGTAACTCATTAAATACAAAAAAACACAGAAACTTATAAAAGTCATGTTAAATAAAAAAATAAGAGTTTGCCTGCTGGTTGCGTTAATTATGATTGGTATCCCAACAATGGCAAAAAGCACAGTGTCTATCGTTCCAAAACCTCTTTCTATGGAAGAAGGTTCCGGCGTTTTCAACCTTAAAAGCGGACAAGCCATAACTGCTACTGCTACCAGTCTGCGCCCTGCAGCCGAATATATGCAACAGGTAATTGGTGCAGCAGCTGGGACTTCATTGAAAGTGAACAATAGCAAAAATAGTGTGATACAGATTTCTCTGGATAGCTCTCTGCCTAAAGCCAGTGCTTACCGATTGAAGGTAACTGCGAAGAGTATTAAGATTGAAGGAAAAGATTATCAGGGAGTAATTGCCGGTATTGCCACTCTGCGACAATTGTTGCAGGGACGTACAATTCCTGAAGTGAAAGTAGAGGACTCTCCTGCTCTTCCATGGAGAGGTTTTATGCTCGACTCTTCCCGCCACTTCTGGAGCAAAGCTGAAGTAAAAAGGGTACTCGACTTAATGGCTCTTTATAAACTGAATAAGTTTCACTGGCATCTCACCGATGATCAGGGATGGCGCATTGAAATAAAGAAATATCCTTTGCTTACTGAAAAAGGTGCGTGGAGACATTTCAATAATCAAGACCGCGATTGCCAGAAATTTGAGAAAAAATATGAGAACTCGGACTTCCACTTGCCGGAAGCAAAAATG
Proteins encoded in this window:
- a CDS encoding alpha-L-fucosidase, which gives rise to MKKLVLAGMIGLFTCLPSQLLKAQPATCGAVPSQRQLKWQEMEMYAFIHFSMNTFTDMEWGYGDKDPKLFNPTQLDCRQWARICKEAGFKGIILTTKHHDGFCLWPSKYTNYSVKASPWKDGKGDVIAELRKACDEYGLKLGLYLSPWDRNSAVYGSPEYITYFRNQLKEILTNYGNIFEMWFDGANGGTGYYGGANEQRTIDRKTYYDWPNTYKLVYSLQPNIMLFSDAGPDCRWCGTEEGWVGETNWSTLRRDEVWPGWPLYEQLRNGHEDGNYWVPAEVNTSIRPGWFYHASEDSKVKTPQQLVELYYNSIGRNGNMILNLPVDRRGLVNEIDEKSLLEFARIIRKELANDLAKGKMVTASNVREKSKSYAARNTVDGDNKTYWATDDGVTNATLTLAFKKNTTFNRVLLREYIALGQRVKAFTVDAYQNGSWKEVAKATTIGNKRILRIPSTTASKIRIHITDSKACPLISTLSVYNAPVEAQSNDNEKENLNVTKNWKIMNNDATSAAAIDGNPATVYIQQGNLPHELIIDLQKDAQISEFTYTPDKKVGAKGVIFNYRFSVSADGKNWETVSEGEFSNIKNNPIPQTKYFQKKKVRFVKLTALSNTDGTQEAGYAEIEVK